One genomic region from Nocardioides plantarum encodes:
- a CDS encoding exopolysaccharide biosynthesis polyprenyl glycosylphosphotransferase, producing MTTAPHVGLLQAPPATRAGSPSASSAGRTPQVEVPASVRDALPPTGRRTEVLTVVVDLVAAAVLSALLVAPTASSAPVHVVVGVVWVVLLSGARCYAPGPLASGSGGLRRIVRAATALVAVLALLPAVVPDRLAPPTDPTRLLLVAGGCAAVALLQRSHQLSLLHVLGLPTGRRTARGRPPRAIVVGHGRDVARVLAELAADRRPGLQVAAVCTPASSRTRFEVPAVRGFDLVPTAVLAQRAEVVVVLPCHHFDPLTLRRLGWQLESAGAHLVVASGLLDVDRSRARTLRAGGMHLVHVRHAELTGARRLLKQLWERPAAALALVLLGPLLALLAVAIRLDSPGPAFFRQVRIGKDGQPFVMIKARTMADGAEHQLDDLTNDLTRDPTGDPTGDGGRAHVLFKMRGDPRVTRIGRVLRRYSVDELPQLVNVVRGEMSLVGPRPALPAEVLQYDGDTLRRLAVRPGMTGLWQVSGRSDLPWDRTVRLDLSYVDNWSLSLDAAIVLRTLRAVLSHRGAY from the coding sequence GTGACGACGGCCCCCCACGTCGGTCTGCTCCAGGCGCCACCGGCGACCCGGGCCGGCTCACCGTCAGCGTCGTCAGCCGGGCGTACGCCGCAGGTCGAGGTGCCCGCCAGCGTCCGCGATGCGCTCCCGCCCACGGGCCGGCGCACCGAGGTGCTGACCGTCGTCGTCGACCTGGTCGCGGCCGCCGTGCTCTCCGCCCTCCTGGTCGCTCCGACGGCATCGTCGGCGCCGGTCCACGTCGTGGTCGGCGTCGTCTGGGTCGTGCTGCTGTCCGGCGCACGCTGCTACGCCCCCGGACCGCTCGCGAGCGGGAGCGGCGGGCTGCGTCGCATCGTGCGGGCGGCGACCGCCCTGGTGGCCGTCCTGGCCCTGCTGCCCGCGGTCGTCCCCGATCGGCTCGCCCCGCCGACCGACCCGACGCGCCTGCTGCTGGTGGCCGGTGGCTGCGCGGCGGTGGCGCTCCTCCAGCGCAGTCACCAGCTGAGCCTGCTCCACGTGCTCGGCCTGCCCACGGGACGGCGCACGGCCCGGGGGCGCCCGCCGCGGGCCATCGTGGTGGGCCACGGTCGCGACGTGGCGCGAGTGCTGGCCGAGCTCGCCGCGGACCGCCGGCCCGGCCTGCAGGTCGCCGCCGTGTGCACCCCGGCCAGCTCACGTACCCGGTTCGAGGTCCCCGCCGTCCGCGGCTTCGACCTGGTGCCCACGGCCGTGCTGGCCCAGCGGGCCGAGGTCGTGGTCGTGCTGCCCTGTCACCACTTCGACCCACTGACCCTGCGTCGGCTGGGCTGGCAGCTCGAGAGCGCCGGCGCCCACCTCGTGGTGGCCTCGGGCCTGCTCGACGTCGACCGGTCCCGGGCCCGCACCCTGCGGGCGGGCGGCATGCACCTGGTGCACGTGCGTCATGCCGAGCTCACCGGGGCGCGGCGGCTGCTCAAGCAGCTGTGGGAGCGGCCCGCCGCCGCCCTGGCCCTCGTGCTGCTCGGTCCCCTGCTCGCCCTCCTGGCCGTGGCGATCCGCCTCGACTCACCGGGCCCGGCGTTCTTCCGCCAGGTGCGCATCGGCAAGGACGGCCAGCCGTTCGTGATGATCAAGGCGCGGACCATGGCCGACGGTGCCGAGCACCAGCTGGACGACCTGACCAACGACCTGACCCGGGACCCGACCGGTGACCCGACCGGTGACGGCGGCCGGGCCCACGTGCTGTTCAAGATGCGCGGCGACCCCCGGGTGACCCGGATCGGGCGGGTCCTGCGGCGCTACTCGGTCGACGAGCTGCCCCAGCTGGTCAACGTCGTACGAGGCGAGATGTCGTTGGTGGGACCGCGGCCGGCGCTGCCCGCCGAGGTGCTCCAGTACGACGGCGACACCCTGCGTCGACTCGCCGTGCGTCCCGGCATGACGGGGCTGTGGCAGGTGTCCGGCCGCTCCGACCTGCCCTGGGACCGGACGGTCCGGCTGGACCTGAGCTACGTCGACAACTGGTCCCTGAGCCTCGATGCGGCCATCGTGCTCCGCACCCTGCGGGCCGTGCTCAGCCACCGCGGCGCCTACTGA
- a CDS encoding malectin domain-containing carbohydrate-binding protein has translation MRMSKILAAAAAFLLVTAVPGPTASAADTDAPAGRLVTEVAAPGTPHVLDGRVYSVVQVGGTIVLGGTFTRVRNDGETTELTRNGLVAFDAVTGRISTTFAPNPNGGVRVVLPSGDDTTVYVGGSFTSIAGVARQRVARVRVSDGSLVTTFNAGGVTGEVRDLSLRSGRLWLGGAFTHVGGVSHPALATVNPTTGAVSPYMSLPIAGYHNEGATQVLKMDVTPDGSRLVAIGNFDTLAGATNHQLLVLDLTGTSAAPSTFRTSFYTTPCSGSFDTYMRDVDFSPDGSYFVVGTTGAYGGPEAACDTVARFDLGTGGSDVRPSWVDYTGGDTTYSVEATPGVVYVGGHQRWWNNPFAGDSAGQGAISREGIAALDPVNGLPLTWNPGRAKGVGVFDFLSTTQGLWVASDTDRIGNFQLKSRIARFNPQGVTFPAVRTPTLPSDVYVGGPVGAATAPGVLYRVNAAGPALAAATGPDWAADTDAQPSALHGPGSNRAGYAPITTVDATVPTGTPSALFDDELWDPSGGPDQTWAFPVPAGTPVEVRLYFANRCGCTSGVGQRTFDVDVDGTRVLSDLDLVQSVGHDVGTMRSFPVTSDGTVDVVLRHEIENPLLNGIEIVRTDVAPPAAPSGLRRRAYDGTTAGPTVTAADGGIDWAATRGAFMVNGSLYVAGADGTLTQRPFDGSTYGAASPVATSDAIVPLTSWRDDIQKATGMFFDRGRIYYTLTGSAELYYRYFSPQSGVVGAKRLVASGPVVGSRFGDVRGMFVTPTHLYWGESDGSLHRIGWAQAGPAGYPVAGTSATVSGPALDGTDWGARSLFVYQGADGQGTGQPVTGTLAHVASASATANGTAHRVTVPSGVQAGDRLLLHLTVNDSTVVAAGPPGWSSVDSVDGSGVLGRSWTRIATAADLGSSVTATTSATAKSAVSVSAYRSSTGTSTIVAHAASVDAVSGTSHTAPSVVLPDPGAWVVTSWTAKSSVDTQLVASSPTVPRSGVTGTGGGRLTTVVGDSGGPRASGPTGDVTATSSPAVTRTVMFTTAISPG, from the coding sequence CACCGACGCGCCGGCCGGTCGGCTCGTCACGGAGGTCGCCGCCCCCGGCACGCCCCACGTCCTGGACGGCCGCGTCTACTCCGTGGTCCAGGTCGGCGGCACGATCGTCCTGGGCGGCACCTTCACCCGGGTGCGCAACGACGGGGAGACCACCGAGCTGACCCGCAACGGTCTCGTGGCGTTCGACGCCGTCACCGGACGGATCAGCACGACCTTCGCGCCCAACCCCAACGGGGGCGTGCGGGTCGTCCTGCCCAGCGGCGACGACACCACGGTCTACGTCGGGGGCTCCTTCACCTCGATCGCCGGGGTCGCGCGACAGCGGGTCGCCCGGGTCCGGGTGTCCGACGGCTCCCTCGTGACGACCTTCAACGCCGGCGGCGTCACCGGCGAGGTCCGCGACCTCTCGCTGCGCTCGGGGCGGCTGTGGCTCGGCGGCGCCTTCACCCACGTCGGGGGCGTGTCCCACCCGGCGCTCGCGACGGTCAACCCCACCACGGGCGCCGTGAGCCCCTACATGTCGCTGCCGATCGCCGGCTACCACAACGAGGGCGCCACCCAGGTCCTCAAGATGGACGTGACCCCCGACGGGTCCAGGCTCGTGGCCATCGGCAACTTCGACACGCTCGCGGGGGCCACCAACCACCAGCTCCTCGTGCTCGACCTGACGGGCACCAGCGCAGCACCGAGCACCTTCCGCACCTCGTTCTACACGACGCCCTGCTCCGGGTCCTTCGACACCTACATGCGCGACGTCGACTTCTCCCCGGACGGCTCCTACTTCGTCGTGGGGACCACCGGGGCGTACGGCGGCCCCGAGGCGGCGTGCGACACCGTGGCCCGCTTCGACCTCGGCACCGGCGGCAGCGACGTGCGGCCGTCGTGGGTCGACTACACCGGCGGCGACACGACGTACAGCGTCGAGGCGACGCCCGGGGTGGTCTACGTCGGCGGCCACCAGCGCTGGTGGAACAACCCCTTCGCTGGTGACAGTGCGGGCCAGGGCGCGATCTCGCGCGAGGGCATCGCCGCGCTCGACCCGGTCAACGGTCTCCCGCTGACGTGGAACCCCGGGCGCGCCAAGGGTGTCGGGGTCTTCGACTTCCTCTCCACGACCCAGGGACTCTGGGTCGCCTCCGACACCGACCGCATCGGCAACTTCCAGCTCAAGAGCCGGATCGCGCGGTTCAACCCGCAGGGCGTCACCTTCCCAGCGGTGCGGACGCCGACCCTGCCGAGCGACGTCTACGTCGGCGGCCCCGTCGGCGCGGCCACGGCCCCCGGCGTCCTGTACCGGGTCAACGCCGCCGGTCCCGCGCTCGCGGCCGCGACCGGCCCCGACTGGGCCGCCGACACCGACGCCCAGCCGTCCGCGCTCCACGGTCCGGGCAGCAACCGGGCCGGCTACGCCCCGATCACCACGGTGGATGCCACCGTTCCCACCGGGACGCCGTCGGCGCTCTTCGACGACGAGCTGTGGGACCCCTCCGGTGGGCCCGACCAGACCTGGGCCTTCCCCGTGCCGGCCGGCACGCCGGTCGAGGTGCGGCTCTACTTCGCCAACCGCTGCGGCTGCACCTCGGGAGTCGGTCAGCGGACCTTCGACGTCGACGTCGACGGCACCCGGGTGCTGTCCGACCTCGACCTGGTCCAGTCGGTCGGCCACGACGTCGGCACGATGCGGTCCTTCCCGGTCACCAGCGACGGCACGGTCGACGTGGTGCTCCGCCACGAGATCGAGAACCCGCTCCTCAACGGCATCGAGATCGTCCGGACCGACGTCGCGCCGCCCGCGGCGCCCTCGGGCCTGCGCCGTCGCGCGTACGACGGCACGACCGCCGGGCCGACGGTCACTGCGGCGGACGGAGGCATCGACTGGGCCGCCACCCGCGGTGCGTTCATGGTCAACGGGTCGCTCTACGTCGCGGGTGCCGACGGCACCCTCACCCAGCGCCCGTTCGACGGCAGTACCTACGGGGCTGCGTCGCCGGTCGCCACCTCCGACGCGATCGTGCCGCTCACGTCGTGGCGCGACGACATCCAGAAGGCCACCGGGATGTTCTTCGACCGCGGTCGCATCTACTACACGCTGACCGGGTCGGCGGAGCTCTACTACCGCTACTTCTCGCCTCAGAGCGGCGTGGTCGGTGCCAAGCGGCTCGTCGCCTCGGGTCCCGTCGTCGGATCGCGCTTCGGCGACGTCCGCGGCATGTTCGTCACGCCGACCCACCTCTACTGGGGCGAGAGCGACGGCAGCCTGCACCGGATCGGCTGGGCGCAGGCCGGGCCGGCCGGCTACCCGGTCGCCGGCACGTCGGCGACGGTCTCCGGTCCCGCCCTCGACGGGACGGACTGGGGGGCGCGCTCGCTGTTCGTCTACCAGGGTGCCGACGGCCAGGGGACCGGCCAGCCGGTCACGGGGACCCTCGCCCACGTCGCGAGCGCGTCCGCCACGGCGAACGGCACGGCCCACCGGGTCACCGTGCCGAGCGGCGTCCAGGCCGGCGACCGGCTGCTCCTGCACCTGACCGTCAACGACAGCACCGTCGTCGCGGCGGGACCGCCGGGATGGTCCAGCGTCGACTCCGTCGACGGGTCCGGGGTCCTCGGCCGCAGCTGGACGCGGATCGCCACCGCGGCTGACCTCGGCTCGAGCGTCACCGCCACCACCTCGGCCACGGCCAAGAGCGCGGTGTCGGTGTCGGCGTACCGGTCCAGCACGGGCACCAGCACCATCGTCGCCCACGCCGCCTCCGTGGACGCCGTGTCCGGCACCTCGCACACCGCTCCGTCGGTCGTGCTGCCCGACCCCGGCGCCTGGGTCGTCACGTCCTGGACCGCCAAGTCCTCGGTCGACACCCAGCTGGTCGCCTCGTCGCCGACGGTGCCCCGCTCCGGGGTCACCGGCACCGGCGGTGGTCGGCTGACGACGGTGGTCGGTGACTCGGGCGGACCGCGCGCGTCCGGCCCGACCGGTGACGTCACGGCCACGTCGAGCCCCGCGGTGACCCGGACGGTGATGTTCACGACGGCGATCAGCCCGGGATGA
- a CDS encoding LuxR C-terminal-related transcriptional regulator, which yields MTRQLGATRVAIVEDHTLFAESLDVALTFEGHDVRRIAPGTSHCTTTGSLLRTVLQLKPRVVLLDLGLGPTGSGLPLVEPLTRAGAAVVVVTGSSDRVEWGECLRAGASTVLSKSQPLNDILATIRHLGEGRAVMSRDRRDELTATFLRDRSERHELRRQLETLTTRERQVLEQLMYGRTVREIAAASVVSEATVRTQVKSILAKLHVSSQLAAVGMAHRCGGLSYDSAS from the coding sequence ATGACCCGCCAGCTCGGTGCCACCCGGGTCGCCATCGTCGAGGACCACACGCTGTTCGCCGAGTCGCTCGACGTCGCCCTCACCTTCGAGGGCCACGACGTACGACGCATCGCCCCCGGCACGAGCCACTGCACGACGACCGGCTCCCTCCTGCGCACCGTCCTGCAGCTCAAGCCCCGGGTCGTGCTGCTCGACCTCGGTCTGGGTCCCACCGGCAGCGGCCTGCCGCTCGTCGAGCCGTTGACGCGGGCAGGCGCGGCCGTCGTGGTCGTCACCGGGTCGAGCGACCGCGTCGAGTGGGGCGAGTGCCTGCGGGCCGGGGCCAGCACGGTGCTCTCGAAGTCGCAGCCGCTCAACGACATCCTGGCCACGATCCGCCACCTGGGCGAGGGCCGGGCGGTGATGTCGCGCGACCGGCGCGACGAGCTCACCGCGACGTTCCTGCGCGACCGGTCCGAGCGCCACGAGCTGCGACGGCAGCTCGAGACGTTGACGACCCGCGAACGCCAGGTCCTCGAGCAGCTGATGTACGGCCGGACGGTGCGTGAGATCGCCGCGGCGAGCGTGGTGTCCGAGGCGACCGTGCGCACGCAGGTGAAGTCGATCCTGGCCAAGCTGCACGTCTCCTCGCAGCTCGCCGCGGTGGGGATGGCGCACCGCTGCGGCGGGCTGTCGTACGACAGCGCGTCCTGA
- a CDS encoding helix-turn-helix transcriptional regulator yields the protein MERRPRVVLLAEQRLVGDAVRAALSSRYLDVVLVPWPPAHRPATELRRAVTSLRPHVGVVFGDLEDPRRRAQARMLVGTVPLRWVLVVSHHDEVEWGELVEAGATLLPTWISLDDLSSGLVRLMAGADLMSPGSRQRIVRDWRVRRDRMDEVARRLGRLTPREAEVLQLLSAGLSVRRIAELRDVAETTVRTQVKAILRKLEVTSQLAAVALVARARPEDVPPQLGEAGYR from the coding sequence GTGGAACGTCGGCCCCGTGTGGTGCTCCTCGCGGAGCAACGCCTCGTGGGCGACGCGGTCCGCGCCGCGCTGAGCAGTCGGTACCTCGACGTCGTCCTGGTCCCCTGGCCGCCCGCCCACCGTCCCGCCACCGAGCTGCGCCGCGCCGTGACGTCGTTGCGCCCTCATGTCGGCGTCGTCTTCGGCGACCTCGAGGACCCTCGCCGGCGGGCCCAGGCCCGGATGCTCGTGGGGACCGTGCCGCTGCGCTGGGTGCTCGTGGTCAGCCACCACGACGAGGTGGAGTGGGGCGAGCTGGTCGAGGCGGGTGCCACCCTGCTGCCGACCTGGATCTCGCTCGACGACCTCTCCTCGGGGCTGGTGCGGCTGATGGCGGGAGCCGACCTCATGTCACCGGGTTCCCGGCAGCGGATCGTGCGCGACTGGCGGGTGCGGCGCGACCGGATGGACGAGGTGGCGCGGCGACTCGGTCGGCTGACGCCGCGTGAGGCCGAGGTGCTGCAGCTGCTGAGCGCCGGGTTGTCCGTGCGCCGCATCGCCGAGCTGCGCGACGTCGCCGAGACGACCGTGCGGACCCAGGTCAAGGCCATCCTGCGCAAGCTGGAGGTCACCTCGCAGCTGGCGGCGGTCGCCCTGGTGGCGCGGGCGCGGCCCGAGGACGTCCCGCCGCAGCTCGGCGAGGCGGGCTACCGGTAG
- a CDS encoding UDP-N-acetylglucosamine--LPS N-acetylglucosamine transferase produces the protein MRVLLVCSSGGHLAQLMCLEPWWGEQERQWVTFDTTDAVGKLDGEDVVWAHHPTTRNLRNLVRNTALAWRTLRRFRPDVVVTTGAAVAVPFFWMHRIFGARTIYLEVFDRIDSRTLTARLCRPVTDLFLVQWPEQQPLYRRSVVLGGVW, from the coding sequence ATGAGAGTGCTGCTCGTCTGCTCGTCCGGGGGCCACCTGGCTCAGCTGATGTGCCTGGAGCCGTGGTGGGGCGAGCAGGAGCGGCAGTGGGTCACCTTCGACACCACCGACGCCGTCGGCAAGCTCGACGGCGAGGACGTCGTCTGGGCCCACCACCCGACCACCCGCAACCTGCGCAACCTGGTGCGCAACACGGCGCTGGCCTGGCGGACCCTGCGCCGGTTCCGCCCGGACGTCGTGGTCACCACCGGCGCCGCGGTCGCCGTGCCGTTCTTCTGGATGCACCGGATCTTCGGCGCCAGGACGATCTACCTCGAGGTCTTCGACCGGATCGACTCCCGGACCCTGACCGCCCGCCTGTGCCGGCCGGTGACCGACCTCTTCCTGGTCCAGTGGCCCGAGCAGCAGCCGCTCTACCGGCGCAGCGTCGTCCTGGGTGGTGTCTGGTGA
- a CDS encoding glycosyltransferase, giving the protein MTSFGTSPSPLVAVLVGTDHHPFDRLVDWVATLAAAGSTRWFVQHGTTALPAGVDGAPILSPDALQDLLVRADAVVCHGGPGLIMEARSLGHRPIVVARDPARGEHVDDHQQRFLAFLGPRGLVTPAGSLRELDEAVRTAVATDDRQLLAATAGAAASARFGDLVDLLLQRS; this is encoded by the coding sequence GTGACGTCGTTCGGGACCAGTCCCTCCCCGTTGGTCGCGGTACTGGTCGGCACCGACCACCACCCGTTCGACCGGCTGGTGGACTGGGTGGCCACCCTGGCCGCGGCCGGCTCGACACGGTGGTTCGTCCAGCACGGCACGACCGCGCTGCCGGCGGGGGTCGACGGCGCGCCGATACTCAGCCCGGACGCGCTGCAGGACCTCCTGGTCCGAGCGGACGCCGTGGTCTGCCACGGCGGCCCCGGCCTCATCATGGAGGCGCGCTCCCTCGGCCACCGTCCCATCGTCGTGGCTCGGGACCCCGCGCGCGGCGAGCACGTCGACGACCACCAGCAGCGGTTCCTGGCGTTCCTGGGTCCCCGGGGCCTGGTGACCCCGGCCGGGTCGCTCCGCGAGCTCGACGAGGCCGTCCGGACCGCCGTCGCCACCGACGACCGCCAGCTCCTGGCGGCCACCGCCGGAGCCGCTGCGTCAGCGCGCTTCGGTGACCTGGTCGACCTCCTCCTGCAACGTTCCTGA